In bacterium, the genomic stretch TCAGCGGCCTCGCTGTCCACACGATGGGTCCCACGCACGGCCTGCAGGGCCTGCAGGAGCTTCTCGTTGCTCAGCCCGGCCTGCGTCAGCAGCCGCGCCGCGGCGGTCTGGCCGTCCTCGACGATGGCCAGCAGCACATGCTCGCCGGCGATGTAGCTGTCGCCCATGCGCTGGGCGATGGTCCAGGCCAGGTCGAGCACGCGCTGTGTGTGCGGCGTGATGTAGACCTGCTGCTGATCGCCCGCGCCGGGGCCCGACACCTGCGGCCGGCTGCCCAGTTCGCGTTCGAGGCTGCCCACCAGGCCCGCACGGTTCACGCCGGCCTGGTCAAGCACCCGCGGCACGACGGCGCCGTCCTGTTCCAGAAAGGCGAGCAGGATGTGCTCGATGTCGAGTTGGCTATGCTTGTAGCGCTGCAGGATCTGCTGACTGGCAGACAGCGCCTGCTTGGCTTGATTGGTAAAGCGTTCGAAGTCCATCAGACATCATCGCTCTTCTCTTCCTCGGGCTCGAGGAAGTGTATCAATGCGTCCTTCGCAGTGAGGAGAACCTCGGGTGAACTCCAAGGGACCTCATCGAAGGTGATGGAACCGTCCTCTGCCTGTCGTCGCTGGTACCGCTTGACGTTCGCCAGTAGCAGCTGTGCTTGGCTGGCATCGGAACTGCTGCGCTTCTCGCCCTGGAAGATGCTCCCGTCGGCGTACTCCACCATCACCAGCGGTGCCTCCCTATGGTCAAACTGCTTGTCCCACAGAGTGTCGTACCGTGAGATGATCCCCTTCTTGAAGCACTTGCGCCACGCCGCAGCCGTGCCCCGCCAGGCGAGGCCGATAAGCACGCCGCCAAGGAGTGTCGCCCCGCCCATCAGGCATATGCGCTCGATGAAGGCGGTTGAGAACAGAAGGCGTCCAAACTCAGCCTCGGGGACACCCAGAGACACCGACACGGCGTACGCTCTAGCCCAAGGCTCGGTCGCAAGAAACGAGACCGCACTGACTATGAAGCTCAGCCCGAACTTGGCGAAGTCCGATCGGCCCGAGTCCTGTGCCTTCCACGCCGCCCAATCGAATGCGAGGAGCCCCAGATAGCCAGGCAGGATAAAGACCAAGAAGAACAGGAACACGCCGTTCAGCGCCGGCATCGTGGGTCACCACCTCTCTTGTGCAAGCTGGCTAGATCGCGACCTAGTGCCTGCGGCTACCCTTCTTGGTGACTGAGGCCTTCGCGCGGGGGGACCAGGGCAGCCTCGGCTTGCGCCCAGTGACCACGCTGTCCACGGCGGCCTTCTTCGGTCCGGCCTTCTTCGGGGCAGCCTTCTTCGGTGCAGCCTTCTTCGGTGCGACCTTCTTCGGTGCAGCCTTCCTCGGTGCGGCCTTCTTCGCTGCGGCTGCACAGCACTTCGCCATTGCGGTTCCCTCCCTCTTGATGACCTGCTCCGTCTCTGTTCCGTCACTTAGCCCATGCTACACAGCATCTTGCTCTAGCAGTTCCTTGGCCGCGTCTTCCCAATCGGGCGGCACGAGCACCAGCACCGGCTGGCTGATCGTCACGCCCAGGCCGCCGAGCGTGGCGATGTTGTTCGTCGGCAGGCGCACCGCCGGGATGTCACTGCCCTGCAGCAGCGCCACGCAGGCGTCCGCCTCGCCATCGGCCTCCAGCCCCAGGAAGCTGGCGACCGGCACCCACTCTTCACTCTTCTTCGGCGGCGGTGAGGTCAATCTCGGCATCCGACAGCAACTCCTTCGCCTCAGCCTGGTGGTCCGGCGGGACCAGTACTCTGACCGGCATCATCGGCCCGCCGAAGCCGTCGAACACGACGGGCGCCGCGGACGGCGGGAGGCGCACCACGGGGATGGCGCTGCCTTCGAGCAGCGAGACCACCATGTCGGCCTCGATATCCGCATCATGCGCCGATCGCTGCCACACCACGACCCAGTCACGCGCCTGGTTGTCGGCCATGGCCGACCTCCTCTCAGCCCTGGTGCTCCACTTCCTCGATCTGTATCTCGATCCGGTGCCGCTCGGGGGCCGGGTTCAGTTGCAGCGGCCCGTGGTCGCGCTCGTACGTCAACCGCTCGATCTGTGCCTGCAGCTCGGCGATCTGGTCCAGCAGCTTGAGCACCAGGTCCACGCCCGCCAGGTTCACGCCCATCTCCTGGGTCAGGCGCTGGATCTGGCGCAGACGCTCGATGTCGCGCTCGGAATACAGGCGCAGGCCCTGGGGCGTCCGCTGGGGGCGCACCAGGCCCACGCGCTCGTACATGCGCAGGGTCTGCGGATGGGCCGCGATCAGCCGCGCGGCGACGGATATGTAATAGACGGGTTCGTCTTGGCTCGGCCTGTTCATCCTTGTCATCCTCCGTCAGAGACGGGGTTCGTCGTCATCTCGTCGTGGGAGGGGTCACCGACCCCGACAGGGCGCGTCGTCGTGTCGTCGTGGGAGGGGTCACCGACCCCGACAGGTCTGTCGCGGTCGGTGACCGCTCCCACGTGTCACCTGTCACGTGTAACCTGTCACCTGGCACTTGCCACTCGTCACTTGCCTTCCAGACCCTCGCGCACATCCTCTTCCCAGGTCTGGCCAAACTCCTCCAGCAGCTCCTTCTGGCGCTTGCTCAGGCGCTTGGGGGCCACGAGGTAGGCCTCGACGTACTCGTCGCCGCGCCCACCGTTGGTCGTCGGAGCGCCCTGACCGCGCAGGCGGAACTTCTGCCCTGTCTGCGTGCCCGCCGGGATCGTCAGCGTCACCTTGCCATCCACTGTCGGGACGGCGATCTTGTCGCCCAGCGAGGCCTCCACGAAGGTGATGGGCACCTTGACATGGATGTCATCGCCCTCGCGCTGGAACAGCTTGTGCGGGCGGACCTGCAGCACGAGGATCAGGTCGCCATCCGGCCCGCCCCGCGCGCCCCGACCACCTTCGCCCGCCAGCCGGATCTTGCTGCCGGTGTTCACGCCCGCAGGGATCTTCACATTGATGCGGCGGGTGCGCAGGGCCTCGCCGCCGCCGGCGCACTTGGTGCAGCGGCTCTTGATCTGCTGGCCGGTGCCCTGGCACGTCGGGCACGCGGTCGCGAAGCCCATGAAGCCGCCCTGGCCCTGCCCGGTGCCCTTGCACGTGGGGCAGGTGACCGTCTGGCCGCCGACGCCGCCGCACTCGGGGCAGCGGTCGGCGATGCTCAGCGTCATGGCCTTCTGGCCGCCATGGATGGCCTCATCGAACTCGATCGGCAACTCGTGGAGGATGTCCTGCCCGCGCTCGGGGCCCGGCGGATGCACACCGACACGCTGCC encodes the following:
- a CDS encoding DUF6338 family protein; protein product: MPALNGVFLFFLVFILPGYLGLLAFDWAAWKAQDSGRSDFAKFGLSFIVSAVSFLATEPWARAYAVSVSLGVPEAEFGRLLFSTAFIERICLMGGATLLGGVLIGLAWRGTAAAWRKCFKKGIISRYDTLWDKQFDHREAPLVMVEYADGSIFQGEKRSSSDASQAQLLLANVKRYQRRQAEDGSITFDEVPWSSPEVLLTAKDALIHFLEPEEEKSDDV
- a CDS encoding DUF2007 domain-containing protein — its product is MPRLTSPPPKKSEEWVPVASFLGLEADGEADACVALLQGSDIPAVRLPTNNIATLGGLGVTISQPVLVLVPPDWEDAAKELLEQDAV
- a CDS encoding DUF2007 domain-containing protein — protein: MADNQARDWVVVWQRSAHDADIEADMVVSLLEGSAIPVVRLPPSAAPVVFDGFGGPMMPVRVLVPPDHQAEAKELLSDAEIDLTAAEEE
- a CDS encoding helix-turn-helix transcriptional regulator: MNRPSQDEPVYYISVAARLIAAHPQTLRMYERVGLVRPQRTPQGLRLYSERDIERLRQIQRLTQEMGVNLAGVDLVLKLLDQIAELQAQIERLTYERDHGPLQLNPAPERHRIEIQIEEVEHQG
- the dnaJ gene encoding molecular chaperone DnaJ, with product MPNEQDFYEVLGVSRGASDKEIKSAYRKLARKHHPDVNPGNAEAEERFKRISQAYEVLSDAEKRAKYDQYGAAWQQAQQSGQWQGGDFGNFVYQQYGAGSFADLFGDLFGQMRTGGGGRQRVGVHPPGPERGQDILHELPIEFDEAIHGGQKAMTLSIADRCPECGGVGGQTVTCPTCKGTGQGQGGFMGFATACPTCQGTGQQIKSRCTKCAGGGEALRTRRINVKIPAGVNTGSKIRLAGEGGRGARGGPDGDLILVLQVRPHKLFQREGDDIHVKVPITFVEASLGDKIAVPTVDGKVTLTIPAGTQTGQKFRLRGQGAPTTNGGRGDEYVEAYLVAPKRLSKRQKELLEEFGQTWEEDVREGLEGK